The following are from one region of the Nicotiana tomentosiformis chromosome 7, ASM39032v3, whole genome shotgun sequence genome:
- the LOC138895236 gene encoding uncharacterized protein, with translation MSLREYVPQSLRDAWRVEFEKLCEGSMTISEYAVRFSDLARHAPTLVTTVRERVHRFIEGLNPSIRLSMARELEMDVAYQQVVGIARMFEGMLSWDREEREAKRSRESGTYSGTRALAATRYGRGYMGRPVHSALSAANGAPATTRPHDPYYAPP, from the coding sequence atgtccttgagggagtatgttccccagagtctcagagatgcttgGCGTGTAGAGTTTGAGAAGTTGTGCGAGGGTTCTATGACCAtttcagagtatgcggtccgattcagtgatttggctaggcatgcaccaaccttggttactactgttcgagagcgggttcatcggtttattgaggggctcaaccctagtatcagattgagcatggcccgagagttggagatggatgttGCATACCAAcaggtagtagggattgctaggaTGTTTGAGGGTATGTTGTcttgggatagagaggagagagaggccaagaggtctcgagagtctggcacttacagtggtactcgaGCCCTAGCGGCAACTCGTTATGGcaggggttatatgggtcgccctgttcattcagcactttcagCTGCCAACGGTGCTCCGGCCACTACTAGGCCCCatgatccttattatgcaccgccatag